From a region of the Halictus rubicundus isolate RS-2024b unplaced genomic scaffold, iyHalRubi1_principal scaffold0840, whole genome shotgun sequence genome:
- the LOC143364672 gene encoding uncharacterized protein LOC143364672: MTSSSQSADLKSLRKQRASIKAQLTRLLSYLEDQSETSITSLEIRQSKLQQMFDSFSEVQTAIEVNDEETDHTAEWETFEEHYYRAAEIISDRLKNLRGADRPVSVNRAIDSPNTTRQTSSLLRKIEIKPFDGNPIEWHSFHDTFKSLVHDNDELIGVQKFHLLKNALRGEATAVIDSLNATEGNYLVAWDLLCKRCNKPRKIINAHLKLLLDLPEVTRDTPINLRQLAEQTQVHVNALKAAKQPTEHWDTILIYIVSSKLDKNTRRAWERTLEDEDIPKFTQLLDFINKRARGDDFGTETLNTNKSSTVQDTVRSKPQVRTRSYVSTNERKQICIVCKGEHPIYACTKFLQLSVRDRLDTVKRGKLCMNCFRPNHIAANCRLGNCRKCDRKHHTLLHFSTETQDVTNDNRQNVSTPSTSAETIKTALTASYDSEVLLGTAQITILDKHNKEHTCRVLLDSGSQTHFITHRLAERLQLHKQNIDLSFSGLGEMNTNSKYLVKTSIKSQTSPFKTQVTFIALPSITGMLPLRQVNLREFYIPRHIQLADPDFHKPGEIDALMGNTLFYDLLETGRIKLDKPSVILQNTQVGWIVTGEVGSQKTIKQGRLRGVCHVAMSLDTQISRFWTMEEIPEKTFLSAEERECETHFLQHTTRNKQGRYVVRLPFNEKREHLGNSKAMALRRFYSLERRLQLNLDLKTQYIKFLRDYLELGHMTEVKDDQEHVGYYLPHHAVVKESSSTTKVRVVFDASAKSSSGLSLNDTLLIGPTIQDTLFSILIRFRQHEFVLTADIEKMFRQVVVHPDDRNYQRILWRDSMSESIKTYILNTVTYGTAPAPFLSTRSLNQLAKDEAKKFPVAAEVFMRDFYIDDLLTGTDSLEAALELEEQCIALARAGGFHLGQWTSNDTRLIADLQIQNQQESLCLDPSETKKTLGVYWNPASDQITYILKQLSSEQPPITKRVLLSEIAQLFDPLGLLGPVIIKAKIIMQQLWKTAIDWDELVPQTIKESWLEIKNELRLLNSFTVPRRTTIQDTTQLELHGFSDASESAYGACIYLRSTNERGQHAVNLLCAKSRVAPLKTISLPRLELCAAGLLVKLYKEVRRAFHQIEFKQIRFWSDSTITLHWIRTPPHLLKTFVANRVNEIQTAVHSDNWFHIATADNPADFVSRGQLPSQLIQNTIWKFGPHWLALDESHWPIRRLQEIEILEKRRPVTLFTHPNVDLLTRYSSIDYLNRIVAHIFRFYNNIKRNSRKGTGPLSISEIQNAHFRIIRLVQLETFPSEVNNLENGKGVNRKSKLINLNPFIDDNGIIRVGSRLKHALLRFEQKYPIILPHKHHVTELIIRQVHLKQLHSGIQATLYMVRKQYWPIAGKSIVKQLLHKCIQCCKYNPRTPQYIMGNLPKKRVIQTRPFESVGVDYCGPFLIKEKKFRNRSKLKCYVAVFVCFATKAIHLELATDLTTESCLGALKRFIARRGKPCHIYSDNGTNFVGAKNEIVQIREFLTSNDYKDKFQQFLTQENVEWHFSPPRSPHFGGLWEAAVRSFKKHLHKSVGETMFTYEQFYTLIVEIEAILNSRPLTPISSDPNDFLALSPNHFLIGESLASLPEHNFVDTQANKLSLWQHIQKIKQHFWRRWQTEYLQELHTRNKWHIEDATKVKEGTLVTIRDDNCPPLQWKLGRIVAVHPGEDGVIRVVTIRTPHGIYKRALKNVAPLPIEPT, from the coding sequence ATGACTTCTTCGTCGCAATCGGCTGACCTTAAGTCATTGAGAAAACAGCGCGCTAGTATTAAAGCTcaattaacgcgtttgctatCATATCTGGAAGATCAGAGCGAAACTTCTATTACGTCATTAGAGATACGTCAGTCAAAATTACAACAAATGTTCGATTCGTTTTCGGAAGTGCAAACAGCGATAGAAGTAAACGACGAAGAAACTGACCATACGGCGGAATGGGAAACGTTTGAGGAACATTATTATAGAGCCGCGGAAATAATTAGCGATCGGTTGAAGAACTTGCGTGGTGCCGACAGACCAGTGTCCGTGAACCGAGCAATAGATTCGCCAAATACAACCAGACAAACAAGTTCACTTTTGcgcaaaatagaaattaagCCTTTCGATGGTAATCCGATTGAGTGGCACAGTTTTCATGACACGTTTAAATCCTTAGTTCACGATAACGATGAATTAATCGGTGTGCAGAAATTTCATCTTCTGAAAAATGCACTTCGTGGAGAGGCTACCGCAGTAATCGATTCGTTAAACGCGACGGAAGGCAATTATTTGGTGGCTTGGGATTTGTTATGCAAACGATGCAACAAGCCAAGAAAAATCATTAACGCGCATTTGAAACTTTTACTCGATCTTCCGGAGGTCACTCGAGACACGCCCATAAATCTTAGACAATTAGCAGAGCAGACACAAGTACACGTGAACGCGTTGAAGGCCGCAAAGCAACCCACCGAGCATTGGGatacaattttaatatacaTTGTGTCTAGTAAGCTAGATAAAAATACACGTCGCGCGTGGGAACGTACGTTAGAGGACGAAGATATTCCCAAATTCACACAATTATTAGATTTTATTAACAAACGTGCCCGCGGAGACGATTTTGGAACGGAAactttaaatacaaacaaatcgaGTACGGTACAAGATACTGTACGATCCAAGCCTCAGGTCCGCACCCGTTCGTACGTGTCGACGAACGAGCGGAAACAAATTTGTATAGTTTGTAAAGGGGAACATCCAATTTACGCATGTACGAAGTTTCTTCAATTGTCAGTTCGCGATCGTTTAGACACTGTAAAAAGGGGAAAACTTTGTATGAATTGTTTCCGTCCCAACCATATCGCTGCAAATTGTCGATTAGGCAATTGCCGTAAGTGTGATAGGAAGCATCACACCTTACTTCATTTTTCGACCGAGACACAAGACGTGACGAACGATAACAGACAGAACGTTTCGACACCATCAACGTCCGCGGAAACGATCAAGACCGCATTAACCGCTTCTTATGATTCCGAAGTTCTGCTAGGCACAGCACAAATTACGATTTTAGACAAGCATAATAAGGAGCACACGTGTCGTGTTTTGCTAGATAGTGGTTCGCAAACACACTTTATCACACACAGACTCGCGGAACGTTTACAATTGCACAAACAAAACATAGACCTTTCGTTTTCCGGCTTAGGCGAAATGAATACAAACTCAAAATACCTAGTTAAAACGAGCATAAAATCGCAAACCAGTCCATTCAAAACTCAGGTAACTTTTATTGCACTACCGTCGATTACGGGTATGCTGCCGTTGAGGCAGGTAAACCTGAGAGAGTTTTATATTCCGAGACACATACAATTGGCAGACCCCGATTTCCACAAACCAGGGGAGATAGATGCACTCATGGGTAATACGTTGTTTTACGATTTGTTAGAAACTGGTCGAATCAAGTTAGATAAACCCTCGGTCATTTTGCAAAACACGCAAGTAGGATGGATAGTCACTGGCGAAGTAGGTAGTCAGAAAACAATTAAGCAAGGCAGATTACGTGGAGTGTGTCATGTAGCCATGTCTCTTGATACACAAATCAGTAGGTTTTGGACAATGGAAGAAATTCCCGAGAAGACTTTCCTGTCCGCAGAGGAGAGAGAGTGCGAAACTCACTTCTTACAACACACAACGCGTAACAAACAAGGAAGATATGTAGTTAGGCTACCATTCAATGAAAAACGCGAGCACCTCGGCAATTCAAAGGCAATGGCCTTAAGGCGATTTTATAGTTTAGAGCGTAGACTTCAGTTAAATTTAGATTTGAAGACGCAATACATAAAGTTTTTGAGAGACTATTTAGAATTAGGACACATGACGGAAGTAAAGGATGACCAGGAACACGTAGGGTATTATTTGCCGCACCACGCGGTTGTAAAGGAATCCAGTTCGACCACAAAGGTTAGGGTAGTATTCGACGCCTCAGCGAAAAGTAGCTCGGGCCTATCATTGAACGACACTTTGTTAATTGGCCCTACGATACAAGACACTTTGTTCTCCATTCTTATTCGCTTTCGTCAGCATGAGTTTGTTCTTACAGCAGATATAGAGAAAATGTTTAGACAAGTTGTAGTGCACCCGGACGATAGAAATTATCAAAGGATTCTATGGCGGGATTCGATGTCTGAATCGATCAAAACTTACATATTAAACACAGTCACATACGGCACCGCTCCTGCACCATTTTTAAGCACGCGTTCCTTGAATCAATTGGCCAAGGATGAAGCAAAAAAATTCCCGGTAGCTGCAGAAGTATTTATGCGAGATTTTTATATTGACGATCTACTGACAGGAACAGATAGTTTGGAAGCCGCGTTAGAACTCGAGGAACAATGTATTGCATTAGCTCGCGCAGGAGGTTTCCATTTGGGACAATGGACCTCCAATGACACAAGATTGATTGCGGATTTGCAAATACAGAATCAGCAAGAATCACTGTGCCTAGATCCGTCAGAAACAAAAAAGACACTAGGCGTTTATTGGAATCCAGCAAGCGACCAGATCACATATATCTTAAAACAACTATCATCCGAACAACCTCCGATTACCAAGAGAGTGCTTCTATCAGAAATTGCGCAATTGTTTGACCCTCTCGGTTTGCTCGGGCCGGTAATTATCAAAGCCAAGATCATCATGCAGCAATTGTGGAAAACAGCAATTGACTGGGACGAACTAGTTCCCCAGACAATAAAAGAATCGTGGCTAGAGATAAAAAACGAACTACGTTTATTAAACAGCTTCACTGTTCCGCGCCGAACCACTATACAAGACACGACACAGCTGGAGCTTCACGGTTTTAGTGATGCCAGCGAGAGCGCATACGGGGCATGCATCTATCTTAGGTCCACCAATGAACGCGGACAACACGCGGTAAACTTATTATGTGCAAAGTCAAGGGTTGCACCGTTGAAAACAATCTCGTTACCGCGTCTCGAACTTTGTGCGGCCGGGCTCCTTGTGAAATTGTACAAAGAAGTTAGGAGGGCATTTCACCAGATAGAATTCAAACAAATTAGATTTTGGTCCGATTCCACCATTACACTGCATTGGATAAGGACACCACCGCATCTGTTAAAAACGTTTGTCGCGAATAGAGTCAATGAAATTCAAACGGCTGTTCATTCGGATAATTGGTTCCATATTGCAACAGCAGACAATCCTGCGGATTTTGTCTCGCGAGGACAGCTGCCTTCTCAGCTGATACAAAATACAATATGGAAGTTTGGTCCACATTGGTTAGCATTAGACGAGTCTCACTGGCCAATTAGAAGGTTGcaggaaatagaaattttagaaaaaagaCGTCCCGTAACTCTATTTACACATCCAAACGTGGATCTACTGACAAGATACTCATCCATCGATTATTTAAATAGAATTGTAGCACACATTTTTCGTTTCTATAATAACATAAAACGCAATAGCAGGAAGGGCACAGGCCCATTGTCAATATCGGAAATTCAAAATGCACACTTTCGAATAATCAGATTAGTTCAATTAGAAACATTTCCATCTGAAGTAAACAATTTAGAAAACGGCAAGGGTGTCAACAGAAAGAGCAAACTAATCAATTTAAACCCATTTATAGACGATAACGGGATTATTAGGGTCGGTAGCAGGTTAAAACACGCCCTACTCAGATTTGAGCAAAAGTATCCCATAATACTGCCACACAAACACCACGTTACCGAACTAATAATTAGACAGGTACACTTGAAACAACTCCATTCAGGGATACAAGCCACATTATACATGGTGAGGAAACAATATTGGCCGATAGCTGGCAAGAGTATTGTCAAACAGCTGCTACATAAGTGCATTCAATGTTGCAAATACAATCCCAGGACACCGCAATACATAATGGGAAATTTACCCAAAAAAAGGGTCATACAAACACGCCCGTTTGAAAGCGTAGGAGTAGATTATTGCGGACCCTTTCTTATCAAAGAAAAGAAGTTCAGAAATAGAAGCAAATTGAAATGCTACGTCGCAGTTTTCGTTTGCTTTGCGACAAAGGCAATACATTTAGAATTAGCCACTGATTTGACAACGGAATCGTGTCTAGGAGCTCTCAAACGATTTATCGCGAGGAGAGGAAAACCGTGTCACATTTATTCGGATAATGGCACTAATTTCGTAggcgcaaaaaatgaaattgtacaaattcGGGAATTCCTAACATCGAACGATTATAAAGACAAATTTCAACAATTCTTGACGCAGGAAAACGTTGAGTGGCATTTCTCCCCTCCACGTTCTCCACATTTCGGTGGCCTTTGGGAGGCTGCAGTTagatcatttaaaaaacatttgcaTAAATCAGTAGGTGAGACCATGTTCACGTACGAACAATTTTACACGCTAATCGTTGAGATCGAAGCAATACTCAATTCACGTCCTCTGACACCTATATCCTCTGATCCCAATGATTTCCTAGCACTATCACCCAACCACTTCCTCATAGGTGAATCATTAGCAAGCTTACCGGAGCACAATTTTGTCGATACACAAGCAAACAAGCTGTCACTTTGGCAGCATATCCAGAAAATCAAACAACATTTCTGGAGAAGGTGGCAGACAGAATATTTACAGGAGCTGCATACCAGAAACAAATGGCACATTGAAGATGCCACGAAAGTTAAGGAAGGAACTCTGGTGACAATTAGAGACGACAATTGTCCACCCCTTCAATGGAAGCTTGGACGAATAGTTGCTGTACACCCTGGAGAGGATGGCGTGATCCGCGTGGTCACAATTCGAACACCACACGGAATTTATAAGCGCGCTCTAAAGAACGTGGCGCCGTTACCCATTGAGCCGACTTAG